In Agelaius phoeniceus isolate bAgePho1 unplaced genomic scaffold, bAgePho1.hap1 Scaffold_115, whole genome shotgun sequence, a genomic segment contains:
- the LOC143693056 gene encoding olfactory receptor 14J1-like: MSNSSSIGHFLLLALADTRQLQLLHFCLLLGISLAALLGNGLIISAVACGHHLHTPMFFFLLNLALADLGSICTTVPKAMHNSLWDTSNISYTGCAAQLFFFVFFLSAELSLLTIMCYDRYVSICKPLHYGTLLGSRACAHMAAAAWASAFLYSLLHTANTFSLPLCHGNALGQFFCEIPQILKLSCSKSHLRERGLLAVSVSLVFGCFVFIVFSYVQIFRAVLRIPSEQGRHKAFSTCLPHLAVVSLFLSTGTFSYLKPPSMSSPSLDLALSVLYSVVPPALNPLIYSLRNQELKAAVWRLMTGWFRKH, encoded by the coding sequence atgtccaacagcagctccatcgggcacttcctcctgctggcattggcagacacgcggcagctgcagctcctgcacttctgcctcttgctgggcatctccctggctgccctcctgggcaacggcctcatcatcagcgccgtagcctgcggccaccacctgcacacgcccatgttcttcttcctgctcaacctggccctcgctgacctgggctccatctgcaccactgtccccaaagccatgcacaattccctctgggacaccagcaacatctcctacactggatgtgctgcacagctctttttctttgtgttcttcctgtcagcagagctttccctcctgaccatcatgtgctacgaccgctacgtgtccatctgcaaacccctgcactacgggaccctcctgggcagcagagcttgtgcccacatggcagcagctgcctgggccagtgcctttctctattcactgctgcacacggccaatacattttccctgcccctgtgccatggcaatgccctgggccagttcttctgtgaaatcccacagatcctcaagctctcctgctccaaatcccaccTCAGGGAACGGGGACTTCTTGCTGTTAGTGTGTCTTTGGTATTTGGTTgctttgtgttcattgttttctcctatgtgcagatcttcagggctgtgctgaggatcccctctgagcagggacggcacaaagccttttccacctgcctccctcacctggctgtcgtctctctgttcctcagcactggcacatttagctacctgaagcccccctccatgtcctccccatccctggatctggccctgtcagttctgtactcggtggtgcctccagcccttaaccccctcatctacagcctgaggaaccaggagctcaaggctgcagtgtggaggctgatgactggatggtttcggaaacattaa